In one window of Mobiluncus massiliensis DNA:
- a CDS encoding TetR/AcrR family transcriptional regulator has protein sequence MNTVLTGRRAGLSRELIVKQAVQLSAISGVEGWSVRDIARELGVVPSVIYHYFPNKEAICDAVVDRVCVGIEVPDPDLEWKAWFRAMAHNLRPALLAYPGITDRFARGKFTEQFLPMIDGAWAKLQEAGFGDNSPVAYTIIANSIIHTIGARNLRASNQIQPRHNLHEMLVRLEPMMAQSVGLTSIVNSYLEPLSHPDEEEAMSEEYYDLVIDVILDGIEHTLLP, from the coding sequence ATGAACACGGTGCTAACGGGGCGAAGGGCTGGGCTATCACGCGAGCTGATTGTCAAACAAGCTGTACAGTTAAGCGCGATCAGTGGCGTTGAGGGATGGTCAGTACGGGACATTGCCCGTGAACTGGGCGTGGTTCCCTCAGTGATTTATCATTATTTTCCAAACAAGGAAGCCATTTGTGATGCTGTTGTAGACCGGGTATGTGTCGGGATTGAAGTTCCCGACCCGGACCTTGAATGGAAAGCCTGGTTTCGAGCTATGGCTCACAATCTACGCCCCGCACTGTTAGCATATCCAGGGATTACCGATAGGTTCGCGCGGGGTAAGTTCACCGAACAGTTTTTGCCGATGATCGATGGAGCCTGGGCCAAACTACAAGAAGCTGGGTTTGGTGACAATTCGCCTGTGGCCTACACAATTATCGCGAACTCGATCATCCACACGATCGGAGCGAGAAACCTGCGCGCATCCAATCAAATCCAGCCTCGCCACAACCTGCACGAAATGCTTGTCAGGCTTGAGCCTATGATGGCTCAATCTGTTGGACTGACCAGTATTGTCAACTCTTACCTGGAGCCTCTCTCACACCCTGATGAAGAAGAAGCGATGTCCGAGGAATACTACGACCTCGTCATCGATGTAATCCTAGACGGCATCGAACACACCCTACTGCCTTAA
- a CDS encoding YibE/F family protein translates to MSHSHSISRISRTQEASTTSPASRLAMMVALGVITVLTLAGVVWLWPDWHHLQEVRQMNFSFATAPGVSYERANIVKLESKCRDTDIAPSDVQSHLDDCVRLTVRLTSGPDSDQITTLEAVGPGAHSSLAPGDTIQVMRSPGEKPGTSTYTFTGVPHDLPIILFAVLFAVVVLAVARVKGALSLVGLAFATVVIVYFMLPSLASGRPGIWVGVVGSCAIMLIVIHVAHGISMRTASALLGTVCGLGLSALLGAIAVKSAHISGYIDETSFDLSAAIPHLNMSQLFVAATILAGLGVLNDVTITQASAVWELRLAAPTYTRREIYQSAMRIGRDHIASTIYTIVFAYTGAALSTVMLIVLFFERSLSDLFTTEALAAQALQILASGSALIASVPITTAIATLAVRKPTGPVNEIRD, encoded by the coding sequence GTGTCTCATTCTCACTCGATTTCTCGGATTTCTCGGACTCAAGAGGCCTCGACGACTTCGCCCGCCTCGCGCCTGGCAATGATGGTTGCCCTGGGCGTGATTACGGTCTTGACCTTGGCGGGAGTGGTTTGGCTCTGGCCCGATTGGCATCATCTGCAGGAAGTCCGCCAGATGAACTTCAGTTTCGCGACCGCTCCAGGAGTTTCCTACGAACGCGCCAACATCGTGAAACTGGAGTCGAAGTGTCGAGACACCGACATCGCCCCTTCTGACGTCCAAAGCCACCTGGACGACTGCGTTCGCCTGACGGTACGCCTAACCAGCGGACCGGATTCCGACCAAATCACCACCCTGGAAGCGGTCGGACCCGGCGCGCATTCGAGCCTAGCTCCCGGCGACACCATTCAGGTCATGCGCTCACCAGGGGAAAAACCCGGCACTTCCACCTACACTTTCACCGGTGTCCCCCACGACCTGCCAATTATCCTCTTTGCCGTCCTGTTCGCCGTGGTAGTTCTGGCGGTCGCCCGCGTCAAAGGAGCGCTTTCGCTGGTGGGACTGGCTTTCGCGACCGTGGTGATTGTGTACTTTATGCTGCCTTCCCTGGCCAGCGGACGGCCCGGTATCTGGGTCGGGGTGGTCGGATCGTGTGCCATCATGCTCATCGTCATTCACGTTGCTCACGGCATATCTATGCGGACCGCATCCGCCCTGCTGGGCACCGTGTGCGGTTTGGGGCTTTCGGCTTTGCTGGGTGCCATCGCGGTGAAAAGCGCGCACATTTCGGGTTACATCGACGAAACCTCCTTTGACTTGTCGGCTGCCATTCCGCACCTCAACATGAGCCAGCTGTTCGTCGCGGCCACTATCTTGGCGGGGCTGGGCGTGCTCAACGACGTGACCATCACCCAAGCCTCGGCGGTGTGGGAACTGAGATTGGCCGCCCCGACCTACACCCGCCGCGAAATCTATCAAAGCGCTATGCGCATCGGCCGAGACCACATCGCTTCGACGATTTACACCATTGTTTTTGCCTACACTGGCGCGGCACTCTCTACGGTGATGCTGATAGTTTTGTTCTTTGAACGCTCGCTCAGCGACCTCTTCACGACGGAGGCCCTCGCCGCCCAAGCCTTGCAAATTTTGGCGTCCGGCTCCGCCCTCATCGCCAGCGTCCCCATCACCACAGCTATCGCCACCCTGGCGGTACGCAAGCCCACCGGGCCAGTGAATGAAATTCGCGATTAA
- a CDS encoding MFS transporter, with product MPDPRSNKPAQSSIDPGAQANLVVGIVFLAFMGQMILNPIIAPLSRQMGLREWHIGATISLAAIVLASLSAYWGRASQRIGAKCVLAAGLVIAIIALSAFGIVSYLGMNQVVGGVGLVFGVVITRGLLYGGGISAIAPTAQAHLVTHTASENGRVKALGMIGAAQGMASIVGGVTGGVLAAAGGLLLPLAVMPVVMVIGLVVLLVSFAPQSQGQLFAKPQRIRFTDPRVAPWLATGLVMFLVFSSVATIFGFTVQDRFALSATATAGISAIYLTVMGVTMIIAQAVIAPKTGWGAAKLLRTGLTITLVATMLIWPTSSHALLVVGCIVLGVGMGLAMPGYNTGPTLKMSADEQGAVAGIINANNGLAYAIAPLASTALYGWNPLAPFAVCIALITVVVIYAHIAPALRQ from the coding sequence ATGCCTGACCCTCGTAGTAATAAGCCGGCACAGAGTTCTATTGATCCAGGAGCGCAAGCGAACCTGGTAGTGGGAATCGTTTTTCTCGCCTTTATGGGGCAAATGATTCTCAATCCGATCATCGCGCCACTGTCACGACAGATGGGATTGCGGGAATGGCATATTGGCGCCACTATCTCTTTGGCAGCGATTGTACTAGCGAGCTTGAGTGCTTATTGGGGGCGAGCTTCCCAACGTATCGGCGCTAAATGTGTACTCGCTGCCGGGCTTGTGATCGCGATCATCGCTTTGAGCGCCTTCGGTATTGTCTCCTACCTGGGGATGAACCAGGTAGTTGGCGGTGTCGGACTAGTTTTTGGTGTTGTGATCACTCGTGGTTTGCTCTATGGCGGAGGGATTTCAGCGATCGCCCCGACCGCGCAAGCCCACCTGGTCACGCATACTGCCAGCGAGAACGGGCGGGTAAAAGCACTGGGCATGATTGGAGCGGCTCAAGGGATGGCCTCCATTGTTGGAGGTGTTACTGGAGGTGTGTTAGCCGCTGCTGGTGGCCTGCTCTTGCCCTTGGCGGTCATGCCCGTTGTGATGGTGATTGGTCTGGTTGTTCTCTTGGTGAGTTTCGCACCTCAAAGCCAAGGGCAACTTTTTGCAAAGCCTCAACGGATTCGCTTCACTGATCCGCGTGTAGCTCCCTGGCTAGCAACTGGTCTGGTGATGTTTCTTGTGTTTTCTTCTGTTGCTACGATTTTTGGATTCACTGTCCAAGACCGCTTCGCCCTGTCGGCAACTGCGACCGCAGGTATTTCCGCGATTTACCTGACCGTCATGGGCGTGACCATGATCATTGCCCAAGCGGTGATTGCTCCAAAGACAGGGTGGGGAGCAGCGAAGCTTTTACGTACTGGTCTGACCATTACACTAGTTGCAACTATGCTCATTTGGCCTACCTCCTCGCACGCTTTACTGGTTGTCGGGTGTATCGTGCTGGGAGTAGGTATGGGACTGGCGATGCCCGGGTACAACACTGGCCCAACCTTAAAGATGAGTGCAGATGAACAAGGCGCAGTGGCTGGCATCATCAACGCTAATAATGGGTTGGCGTACGCGATTGCCCCGCTGGCTTCGACCGCCCTTTACGGGTGGAACCCGCTGGCACCCTTCGCCGTCTGTATCGCCTTGATTACAGTGGTCGTCATCTACGCCCACATCGCGCCCGCACTACGCCAATAA
- a CDS encoding P27 family phage terminase small subunit, whose product MAKDGTLRGGRRAGSGAKPTPAFEKITEGKDARVLHIASLDPPDLEAGGDLEGSVMPEPSAYLAAVQRDGNPLGADVIYRDTWNWLKERGCEKLVAPRLIEAYAQNFARFIQCEEAISDFGLLGKHPTTGAAIASPFVAMSQSFSKQANTLWYEIFDVVKANSLVDYSGPTPADNVMERLLQARS is encoded by the coding sequence ATGGCGAAAGACGGAACACTGCGCGGCGGACGCAGAGCAGGCTCAGGTGCGAAGCCCACACCTGCGTTTGAGAAGATCACCGAAGGCAAAGACGCACGCGTCCTCCACATCGCGTCGCTCGACCCACCAGATTTGGAAGCGGGCGGGGATCTTGAAGGTAGCGTGATGCCAGAACCTTCGGCTTATTTGGCGGCTGTGCAGCGTGATGGTAACCCTTTGGGTGCTGATGTGATCTACCGCGACACCTGGAACTGGCTCAAGGAGCGCGGCTGCGAAAAACTCGTAGCTCCACGGTTGATTGAGGCTTATGCGCAGAATTTTGCTCGGTTCATTCAATGCGAAGAAGCAATCTCCGATTTTGGCCTGTTGGGTAAGCATCCGACCACGGGGGCGGCTATCGCGTCCCCATTCGTGGCCATGTCTCAGTCGTTTAGCAAGCAGGCGAATACGCTCTGGTACGAGATTTTCGATGTGGTCAAAGCCAACTCGCTGGTGGACTACTCGGGGCCGACTCCTGCGGATAACGTGATGGAACGGCTACTTCAGGCACGCTCATAG
- a CDS encoding sialidase family protein: MIKVSARRQFPQYGEALFRIPALALTSADSVHPHRLLAFFDARPDFHDLPGPISVLTCSSDDLGISWTPYVPLISARDGWGFGDACPVALHNGGVLCGYVASQGMNFWDDAAAGSNWKLYVCSSEDTETWVHRDITAQLWTEETGNLFFASGNGIQLTTGSHRGRILLPMVERRVNSPDIKALIVFSDDGGATWQRGGTLLGGDESKLLELPHGDILMSSRAYPQRLWALSTDGGQTLTMRTLQVEDPGCNAGLAMYHGTLVLTSLDPPEESPEVHPDQDLDPSRGKSHDQLQDWSSRRNLVVRLGALPEPATSPLDPAEISWGEPHVIDPGPAAYSVCATLGDRIAVMWETGQQSGSSHSPYGSIAFTTLE, encoded by the coding sequence ATGATCAAAGTATCCGCCCGCAGGCAATTTCCCCAGTATGGCGAAGCACTCTTCCGTATTCCTGCCCTCGCGCTCACCTCCGCGGATTCGGTGCATCCACATCGCTTGCTGGCATTCTTTGATGCCCGGCCCGACTTCCATGACCTTCCCGGCCCCATCTCCGTACTGACCTGCTCTAGTGATGACTTGGGGATTTCCTGGACACCCTATGTTCCGTTGATTTCAGCCCGTGACGGATGGGGCTTTGGCGATGCTTGCCCGGTGGCCCTGCATAATGGAGGGGTACTTTGCGGTTACGTGGCAAGTCAGGGAATGAATTTCTGGGATGATGCCGCTGCAGGAAGTAATTGGAAACTTTACGTCTGTTCGAGTGAGGACACAGAAACCTGGGTACATCGAGACATCACCGCGCAGCTGTGGACTGAGGAGACTGGGAACCTCTTCTTTGCATCCGGAAATGGCATTCAGCTCACAACTGGCTCGCACCGGGGACGGATCCTTTTGCCGATGGTGGAACGTCGGGTAAACTCCCCAGACATCAAAGCCCTCATCGTGTTTTCTGATGACGGCGGAGCCACCTGGCAACGTGGCGGGACCTTGCTTGGCGGGGACGAAAGCAAGCTGTTGGAACTTCCCCACGGAGATATTTTGATGAGCTCCCGCGCTTATCCGCAACGCTTGTGGGCGCTCTCAACCGATGGCGGGCAAACTTTGACGATGCGGACCTTGCAGGTTGAGGATCCCGGTTGCAATGCAGGATTAGCCATGTATCACGGAACACTGGTCCTCACCAGCCTCGACCCGCCCGAGGAGTCTCCGGAGGTACACCCCGACCAGGATTTGGACCCGTCTCGTGGAAAGAGCCACGACCAATTGCAAGACTGGTCTTCTCGCAGGAACTTGGTTGTCCGACTGGGAGCCCTCCCGGAGCCAGCCACGAGCCCTCTCGACCCCGCTGAGATTAGCTGGGGTGAGCCCCACGTCATTGACCCAGGCCCCGCCGCCTACTCCGTATGCGCCACGCTAGGCGACCGGATTGCCGTGATGTGGGAGACCGGTCAGCAGAGCGGGAGTTCGCACTCCCCCTACGGGTCTATTGCCTTCACCACTCTCGAATAG